A window of Nitrospirota bacterium genomic DNA:
ATGTCCGTTACGCCTTTGTCGGCGAGTGGCGGGAGCAGATTCCAGGTAAGGTGAGCACTCTAGCGGTCTGGTCGGGAACGGATTTCGCCGATCCGTTTGACTATGACCTCAAGGGCTCACCCTGCGAGCATGTGATCGGACAACGATTGTGTCTGCACGAGTCGGGCGTGCAGGAGCGTTTCCCCGACGATCATCTCCTCGTTCAATTGGGAGTTCAGAGCTATTGTGGAATGCCGTTGTTCGACCGATCGGGAACTGCACTGGGCCTCCTCGTCGTCATGGATGATCGCCCCTTTACGCGCATCCCCCTCATCAAGGATCTGTTGCAAGTTTTCGCGATGAGAGCGGCAGCAGAACTGCAGCGCCAACGAGCCGAGACCACTCTGTGCGAACAGGGGCGGCGACTATGCTTTACGCAATTTTCGCTGGATCATGCCGCGGATGCCGTCCTCTGGGCCGACGACTCAACGAAGTTCATCTATGCGAATGAAGCCGCCTGCCAGTCGTTGGGGTACACGAACGAGGAATTACTCACCCTGAGTATTCCGGATATCGCTCCCCACCACGATCCTGTTCAATTCCACAAACGGCTCGATCAGCTGAAGCGGGGCCCCGCTGTCACCTATGAATCGGTGCACCGGCGCAAAGACGGCACCGAATTTCCCATCGAGGTCTCAGTCACCTACCTGGAACACGACGGACGAGGCTATACCTGCGGCATCGTTCGGAATATCACGGAGCGCAAGCAGATAGAGCAAGAACGTCTGCAGGCATTGCACGATCTCCAGAATATCATGGAGACCGTTCCTGATTTCATGTTCACCCTCGATCTCCAAGGCAACATGGTGAAATGGAATCGCCGGGTCGAGGAGGTCACGGGATATAGCTCGAAGGAGTTGCTGAATATGTCGGCTCTGGCCTTTGTGCCTCCGGAGGCAGCAGCCCGTACCGCCGCCGCCATTCACCGGGCCTTCACGGAGGGATACGCCGAACTTGATGGAGAGCTCCTGACGAAAGATCGCCGCCTCATTCCCTATCATTGGACCGGCGCCCTACTCAAAAATCTTCAGGGCGAACCCATCGGTATCACTGGAATTGGACGAGATGTGACGGAGAAGAAACGGTCGGAAGCCGCACTCCAACAGGAACGGCAACATCTTGTCGAAGCCCAGGCGCTTGCCCATCTGGGGAGCTGGGATTGGGATATCGACAGTGGGGACGTGCAAGGTTCAGATGAGCAATTCAGAATCTTTGGCCACGAGCCAGGACGTTTTGCAGTCAAGTTCGATATGTTCTTAGCCTCGCTGCACCCCGACGATCACGATCGTGTCTTAGCCGCCATCAACGACGCGCTCCTGGGAACGCACCCCTACGACCTCGAATATCGCATCGTCCGTCCTAACGGCGAAGTCCGGTCCATCCATGCCCGCGGGGATGTCCATCGAGATGAGACCGGGCACCCGATCAGGATGGCCGGGACCGTCCTCGACATTACCGAACGGAAACAGGTTGAACGGGCTCTCCACGCCAGCGAAGAACGGTGGCACCTGGCTGTGCAAGGGAGTAATGACGGCATCTGGGATTGGAACATCCAAACAGGCGCCGTCTTCTTTTCCCCGCGATGGAAAGCCATGCGCGGGTTCGAGGACCATGAAATTTCAAACCATCTCGATGAGTGGCGAAGCCGTATTCATCCCGACGATCTCGACCGAGTGCTTCAGGGCGTTGACGCCTACTTGGCCAAAGAGGCTCCAGAGTTTTCGGAGGAATATCGAATCCAAAGAAAAGACGGATCCTACATGTGGATCTTGGATCGGGGCGTGGCCCTCTGGACCGACGATGGAACACCCTGTCGAATGACAGGTTCGGAGTCTGACATTAGCGAGCGCAAACAAGCCTTGTTGCTTTTGGCGCAACAGGAATCACTCCTTCGCTCGATTCTCGAGGCTGAACCGGAATGCGTCAAGCGCGTGGCTGCGGACGGCACGCTCTTGCAGATGAACGGGGCCGGGCTCTGTTTCATCGAGACCGAGTTCTTAGAACAAGTAGTGGGTCGATCGGTATACGATCTCGTCGCCCCTGAATTTCTGGACCAATTCCGCAGTATGCACGAGGCCGTGGTCCTGGGAGCACCGCAGCAACTTGAGTTTCAGATCATCGGGCTGAAGGGCACGCGACGGTGGATGGAAACACATGCGGTGCCGTTGTGGAATCCGATCGATCACCGCGTGGAGCATTTGGCGATCACTCGCGACATCACCGAGCGCAAGCGGGCGGAAGAATCGATCCGCCAGAATCGGACGCTGCTTCAATCGTTCGTCGAGCATACCCCCGCAGCGGTCGCCATGCTGGACAGAGACCTTCAATACGTCGCGGTGAGCAAGCGATGGTATCAGGATTACCGGCTGGCCGAACGCGACATCATCGGTCTCCACCACTATGACGTATTTCCGGAAATCCGAAAGATGGAACAATGGCAGGCCATCCATCGCCGGTGTTTGGCGGGCGAGACCCTGCGAAATGAGGAAGATCGGATTTGCCGGAAAGATGGGAGAGAAGACTGGCTTCGCTGGGAAATTCGTCCCTGGATTGATGAATCCGGCATGGTCGGTGGAATTATCATGTTCACCGAAGTCATTACCGCGCGCAAACAGGCCGAGCAGGCGTTAGCAGAAAAGACCCGTGAATTGTCGGATTTCGTTGAGCACGCCACCGTCTCCATGCATTGGGTGGGGCCAGACGGGGTGATCCTCTGGGCGAACCAGACAGAACTGAATCTCCTCGGCTATAGCCGTGAGGAGTACATCGGACGCCATATTGCTGACTTTCACGTAGACAAGTCGGTCATCCAGAACATTCTCGACCGCCTCAGCCATGACGAGCCGGTCCAGGAATATGCCGCCCGCCTTCGGAGCAAGGACGGCTCGATCAAGGACGTCATTATCGATTCGAGCGTCCTCTGGAAGGAGGGCAAATTCACGCATACCCGTTGTTTTACCCGTGACGTGACAGAGCGCAAAGAGGCGGAGGAAGCGCAACGGATCAGCGAGGAGCGCTTTCGTGCCGCATACCACAACGCCTCTGTCGGCATTTCCATCTGCGATCTGACGGGGCGATTGCAGGAAGTCAATCAGGCACTATGCGAGATGCTCGGCTACCCCAAGGAGGAGTTGCTCGCCACAGATTTTCAGGCGCTCACACATCCCGACGATCTGGCAAGCAATCTCAACCGAATTCGCATGCTACTGGCGGGAACTGCCGTGCATCAGGTATTCGACAAGCGCTATATCAAGAAGGATGGGACCACGGTCTGGGCTCACATGGGCCTCTCGGTCATACGAAATCATAACGGCGAACCATCTCATTTGCTGGCCATGGTCCACGACATCACTGAGCGCAAGCAGGCGGAGAGCAGGTTACGCCTCACGCAATTCACGATCGAGCACGCCGCAGACGCAGTCTACTGGATTGATCAAACGGCCCAGATTGTGAATGTTAACGAGGCGGCCAGTCTGATGTTGGGCTACTCAAAAGACGAGTTATGCGCGATGACGGTCCACGACTTGAATTCTGATTTCCAATCTGACATGTGGCCAGGTTTTTGGGCAGAAACCAGGCAACGCAAGAGCGTGACCTTTGAGACTTTTCATCGCTCCAAGACGGGCCAGCTCATCCCCGTCGAGGTGAGTGTCAATTATCTCTCCTACGAAGGGCAGGAGCTGCATTGCGCCTTCGTGCGAAATATCACGGACCGGAAAAATGCCCAGGAAGAGCTCCGCCGCTCCAAGTCCCAATTGACCCATATCCTCGAAAATAGTCCAGTCGTGGTCTATGCGCGCCAGGTCGGAGACGGCTGGCCCATCACCTTCATCACCCCGAATGCCTACGGGCTGCTCGGCTACACCAGCGTGGATCTTCTCAGCGACCCCCATCGACTGGATAGCTTGATACACCCGGACGATGAGCGCGATTTGCTGGCAAGAGGAATGTCTCAACTGCTGCGCGCCGGCGCATGTACCTTTGTCTATCGTTTGCGCCACCGAGATGGCATCCATCGCTGGATCGAAAACCGGGCGAGACTGAACGACAACGGAAAAGGCGCTCTGCAGATTGCCGGAACGATGATCGACGTCACGGAGCGGAAGAAGGCAGAAGAAGCGCTGGAGGAGGAACGGCATCGGTTAGTCATGGCTCAACTGCTCGCACACCTCGGCAGTTGGGAATGGAACATCCTGACCGGAACCAAGACGTGGTCCGATGAGAGCTACAGAATCTTCGGGTATGACCCCGGAAGCATTCAACCGACCTACGAGATCTTTGCGCAGGCCATACACCCTCAGGACCGGGAGCGAGTGCTTCAAGCTGCCCGTGCCACGCTGGAAGATGATATGGCCTCGTGTGATCTTGAATGCCGGATCGTCCGGCCCAGCGGAGAAGTCCGCCACATCCACTGCCGTGGTGAAGTGACACGCAATGACGCGGGACGGCCATTGCAGATGGCAGGAACGGTGCTCGACATTACGGAACGGAAGCAAACGCAAGAGGCCCTGGCTCAGCATGAACGCCAGTTACAGACCGTCCTTGATGCGCTTCCTGTGGGTGTCTGGTTTACCGATCCATCTGGCAAACCGCTTCTTGCCAATCCCGCAGCCAAGCACATTTGGTCTGGCATCAAACAGGTCGGGATCGAGACGGCCGCCAATGCCGCCGGATGGTGGGAGGCCATCGGACCATCGAGCGAACCCCATCGCTGGGCCTTGAGTCATGTCCTCACGAAAGGGGTTCCCTCACTGTACGAAACGCTCGATTTCGAATGCCTCGATGGGACGAAAAAGACCATCCGCAACACGGCCGTTCCGGTCCAGGACGAGACTGGTGTCGTCGTCGGTGCGATCGTGCTCAATGAAGATATTACGGCGTTACGGCGGGCGCAGGAAGCCATTAAACTGACGCAGTTCTCCATCGACCATGCCGTCGAGGCATTTCTATGGATTGGTCCAGACGCCAAAATTTTGCACGTGAACGAGGCGGCCTGCCGCATGCTGGAATATGCCAGTGCCGAACTGACGGCCATGACGGTGCACGACATTGATCCGAATTTTCCTCAGGAACAGTGGTCGGCCCATTGGGAAGAATTGAAACGAAAGGGTTCCCTGACGTTTGAATCGAAACATTGGTCGAGGACCGGCCGCGTTCTGGACACGGAGGTCACTGTCAATTATTTGCAATACGACGGTCGAGAGTACAACTGCGCCATCATGCGGGATATTGGAGAGCGCAAGCGGGCTGACGAGGCGCTGCGAACTAGTGAAGAACGGTATCGAGCGCTGTACGACGAGACCCCGACGATGTACTTCACTCTGGCGACGGATGGGACCGTGCGCTCCGTCAACCGGTTCGGAGCGGATCAGCTTGGCTATCAGGTGGAGGAGTTAGTTGGGCATTCTGTGCTCAGGATCTTTCACGAAGACGACAAAGAAGCCGTGAGTACCAGCCTTTCGGAATGTCTCGCGACACCGGAGACGACGAAACATTGGGAGTTTCGGAAAGTGCGAAAAGACGGGCGCATCATTTGGGTCAGGGAAACGGCCCGGGTGGGGCAGTCATCTGCCGGAGAGATCGTTTTGTTGGTGACATGCGAGGATACCACCGCGCAGAAACTGGCCGAAGCTCAGCAGGCCAGGCAAGACGACCAATTACAAGCCATCTTCCGGATGACGCTGACCCTGTCCCGCGCGACCTCGCTTGACGACATCTATCGTGAGGCCATCGATTGTATGCAGCGGGCGCTCAAGGCGGACCGCGCTTCCATCCGCTTGTTCGACGAAGCAGGCGTGATGCGGTTCAAGGCCTCCCGGGGTCTGTCGGAGCGGTACCAGTCCGCCGTAGAAGGTCATTCCCTTTGGACCAGCAAGACGGTCGATCCCCAAACAATTCTGATAGATGACATCAGTTCGGACCCCTCTGTCGCTCAATATCGAGAGGTCTTCGACGCAGAAGGTATCAAGGCTCTCGGATTCATCCCCCTCGTCTTGCCAGAAAGACTGCTGGGCAAGTTCATGCTCTATTACGATACACCTCATCATTTTACTGAAGAAGAAGTCGGCGTCGCGAAAACGATCGCCGGCCATGTGGCCTATATGATTCAACGTACCCGTGCGGACCAGGCATTACGCGTGAGTGAAGAGCGGTACCGGTCCTTAGTCGACAATGCGCCGATCGGCATCTTTGTCAACGAGGCGGGACGGTTTACCTATGTCAATCGAGAGATGCAACGCATTCTTCGTGCGACGCATGCCGATCAGCTGATCGGTATGCCGGTCTTGGACCGGATCGCCCCGGAGTTTCATCAGATCGTGCAGGCTCGCATCCAGCAGTTGATTGAGAAGGGACAGCCGGCTCCCACCTTAGATAAGCAATATGTGGGGCTCGATGGGTCACGGGTCGACGTGGCGGTCACAGCGATTCCCACCATCTTCAACGGTACCCCTGTGATGCAGGTGCTGGTGCTCGATATTACGGAGCGCAAACAGGCGGAAGAGGCGCTGCGGGAGAAACATACCCTGCTCTCGACCATCATGGATGCCACGGTGGATATCATTTTCGTGAAAGACCTGCAGGGGCGCTATTTGCACATGAATCCCGCCGGAGCCCGCGCCGTGGGGATGTCGGTCGAGGAGGTCGTCGGGAAAGACGACGACGCGATTTGGCCGGCCGACCTGGCCGCCTGCTGTCAAGAAGCTGATCGGAAGATCCTGGCTTCCGGTGCCGCCCAGACGATGGAGGAAAGCACGACGGTCGATGGACAGCGCGTCACGTATTTGACGACCAAAGCGCCATATCGCGATGCTGCAGGACGCATGATCGGCATCATCGGCGTGGCCCATGACATCTCGCAGATGAAACGATCGGAAGAAGAGCTTCGGCGGTCACATGCGTTTCTCCGGCAAGTCATCGACATCGATCCCAATTTCGTGTTTGCTAAGGACCGTGCCGGCCGTTTTACCTTAGTCAACAAGGCGGTGGCCGATGCCTACGGGACGACGGTGGAGAACTTGATTGGAAAGACCGATGCCGACTTTAATGCCGACCAGAAAGAAGTCGCATTTTCCCGCGAGACGGACTTGGAGGTGCTGAATTCGCTTCAGGATCTCTTCCTCCCCGAAGAGGTCATCACCGATTCGATGGGCAAGATGCGATGGTTGCAGACGGTGAAGCGGCCTCTTTTCAACGAACAAGGCCAGGCTATCATGGTCCTCGGGGCTGCGACGGATATCACTGAACGCAAGCGTATGGAAGAAGCTCTCCGTCAACGGGAGCGTGACCTGCGCGCCGCGATCGAGGAGCGCGAACGGATCAGCCAAGACCTTCATGACGGTATCTTGCAGTCGCTGTTTGCGGTGGGCCT
This region includes:
- a CDS encoding PAS domain S-box protein; the encoded protein is MSSTGPLSEVESLRLQVVALTRTLAERDQALQDGPEQANLLRAIVEGTSADIGVEFFRSLVKHLTQTLNVRYAFVGEWREQIPGKVSTLAVWSGTDFADPFDYDLKGSPCEHVIGQRLCLHESGVQERFPDDHLLVQLGVQSYCGMPLFDRSGTALGLLVVMDDRPFTRIPLIKDLLQVFAMRAAAELQRQRAETTLCEQGRRLCFTQFSLDHAADAVLWADDSTKFIYANEAACQSLGYTNEELLTLSIPDIAPHHDPVQFHKRLDQLKRGPAVTYESVHRRKDGTEFPIEVSVTYLEHDGRGYTCGIVRNITERKQIEQERLQALHDLQNIMETVPDFMFTLDLQGNMVKWNRRVEEVTGYSSKELLNMSALAFVPPEAAARTAAAIHRAFTEGYAELDGELLTKDRRLIPYHWTGALLKNLQGEPIGITGIGRDVTEKKRSEAALQQERQHLVEAQALAHLGSWDWDIDSGDVQGSDEQFRIFGHEPGRFAVKFDMFLASLHPDDHDRVLAAINDALLGTHPYDLEYRIVRPNGEVRSIHARGDVHRDETGHPIRMAGTVLDITERKQVERALHASEERWHLAVQGSNDGIWDWNIQTGAVFFSPRWKAMRGFEDHEISNHLDEWRSRIHPDDLDRVLQGVDAYLAKEAPEFSEEYRIQRKDGSYMWILDRGVALWTDDGTPCRMTGSESDISERKQALLLLAQQESLLRSILEAEPECVKRVAADGTLLQMNGAGLCFIETEFLEQVVGRSVYDLVAPEFLDQFRSMHEAVVLGAPQQLEFQIIGLKGTRRWMETHAVPLWNPIDHRVEHLAITRDITERKRAEESIRQNRTLLQSFVEHTPAAVAMLDRDLQYVAVSKRWYQDYRLAERDIIGLHHYDVFPEIRKMEQWQAIHRRCLAGETLRNEEDRICRKDGREDWLRWEIRPWIDESGMVGGIIMFTEVITARKQAEQALAEKTRELSDFVEHATVSMHWVGPDGVILWANQTELNLLGYSREEYIGRHIADFHVDKSVIQNILDRLSHDEPVQEYAARLRSKDGSIKDVIIDSSVLWKEGKFTHTRCFTRDVTERKEAEEAQRISEERFRAAYHNASVGISICDLTGRLQEVNQALCEMLGYPKEELLATDFQALTHPDDLASNLNRIRMLLAGTAVHQVFDKRYIKKDGTTVWAHMGLSVIRNHNGEPSHLLAMVHDITERKQAESRLRLTQFTIEHAADAVYWIDQTAQIVNVNEAASLMLGYSKDELCAMTVHDLNSDFQSDMWPGFWAETRQRKSVTFETFHRSKTGQLIPVEVSVNYLSYEGQELHCAFVRNITDRKNAQEELRRSKSQLTHILENSPVVVYARQVGDGWPITFITPNAYGLLGYTSVDLLSDPHRLDSLIHPDDERDLLARGMSQLLRAGACTFVYRLRHRDGIHRWIENRARLNDNGKGALQIAGTMIDVTERKKAEEALEEERHRLVMAQLLAHLGSWEWNILTGTKTWSDESYRIFGYDPGSIQPTYEIFAQAIHPQDRERVLQAARATLEDDMASCDLECRIVRPSGEVRHIHCRGEVTRNDAGRPLQMAGTVLDITERKQTQEALAQHERQLQTVLDALPVGVWFTDPSGKPLLANPAAKHIWSGIKQVGIETAANAAGWWEAIGPSSEPHRWALSHVLTKGVPSLYETLDFECLDGTKKTIRNTAVPVQDETGVVVGAIVLNEDITALRRAQEAIKLTQFSIDHAVEAFLWIGPDAKILHVNEAACRMLEYASAELTAMTVHDIDPNFPQEQWSAHWEELKRKGSLTFESKHWSRTGRVLDTEVTVNYLQYDGREYNCAIMRDIGERKRADEALRTSEERYRALYDETPTMYFTLATDGTVRSVNRFGADQLGYQVEELVGHSVLRIFHEDDKEAVSTSLSECLATPETTKHWEFRKVRKDGRIIWVRETARVGQSSAGEIVLLVTCEDTTAQKLAEAQQARQDDQLQAIFRMTLTLSRATSLDDIYREAIDCMQRALKADRASIRLFDEAGVMRFKASRGLSERYQSAVEGHSLWTSKTVDPQTILIDDISSDPSVAQYREVFDAEGIKALGFIPLVLPERLLGKFMLYYDTPHHFTEEEVGVAKTIAGHVAYMIQRTRADQALRVSEERYRSLVDNAPIGIFVNEAGRFTYVNREMQRILRATHADQLIGMPVLDRIAPEFHQIVQARIQQLIEKGQPAPTLDKQYVGLDGSRVDVAVTAIPTIFNGTPVMQVLVLDITERKQAEEALREKHTLLSTIMDATVDIIFVKDLQGRYLHMNPAGARAVGMSVEEVVGKDDDAIWPADLAACCQEADRKILASGAAQTMEESTTVDGQRVTYLTTKAPYRDAAGRMIGIIGVAHDISQMKRSEEELRRSHAFLRQVIDIDPNFVFAKDRAGRFTLVNKAVADAYGTTVENLIGKTDADFNADQKEVAFSRETDLEVLNSLQDLFLPEEVITDSMGKMRWLQTVKRPLFNEQGQAIMVLGAATDITERKRMEEALRQRERDLRAAIEERERISQDLHDGILQSLFAVGLSLETTKSMMSLKERKTSGPALKQAIDQLNRLMHEVRNFIAGLGSDLLQGTDLPTALHHMLETLTKNHPTHVRLKIEDRAAQALSAEQSLHLLLVIQEAVSNCIRHGHAQEATVSLKLLKQGVRLSVRDNGCGFDSAASKGIGHGLANMAARAQKIGGRFTVLSKTNEGTRVVLDLPKEAVLAHS